One Campylobacteraceae bacterium DNA window includes the following coding sequences:
- a CDS encoding peptidylprolyl isomerase, translating to MFGSSKELKEYSYSKEELEKFQYAKITTVKGVIWVKLFVEAVPNTVSNFASLANDTFYDGLNFHRVIDGFMAQAGCPEGTGGGGPEWAIECETSADKQVHNRGVLSMAHAGKNTGGSQFFITFVATPHLDGGHTVFGEIEQNDEKSFEVLDSIEQEDVIDSIEILASKED from the coding sequence ATGTTTGGATCATCCAAAGAACTAAAAGAATATTCGTATTCAAAAGAAGAATTAGAGAAATTTCAATATGCTAAAATTACTACTGTTAAGGGTGTAATCTGGGTTAAATTATTTGTAGAAGCAGTTCCAAATACTGTTTCAAACTTTGCTAGTTTAGCAAATGATACTTTTTACGATGGTTTAAATTTTCATCGTGTAATTGATGGTTTCATGGCACAAGCTGGATGCCCAGAAGGTACTGGTGGTGGAGGTCCTGAGTGGGCAATTGAATGTGAAACAAGTGCAGATAAACAAGTGCATAACAGAGGTGTTTTATCAATGGCACATGCTGGTAAAAATACAGGTGGTTCACAATTTTTTATTACTTTTGTAGCTACGCCTCATTTAGATGGTGGACATACAGTATTTGGAGAAATAGAGCAAAATGATGAAAAATCCTTTGAAGTATTGGATTCAATAGAACAAGAAGATGTGATAGACAGCATTGAAATTTTAGCTTCTAAAGAAGACTAA
- a CDS encoding DUF2149 domain-containing protein: protein MKSRFSSGHFEKEEDEPLGPLANLVDIILVFACGLIAALVAISPNLQEHFNVQNKEIISQGKELTHIPKDLKEAQDSSKGFESLGQVYKDPKTGKLILISK, encoded by the coding sequence ATGAAATCTAGGTTTTCAAGTGGACACTTTGAAAAAGAAGAGGATGAACCCTTAGGTCCATTGGCAAATCTTGTGGATATTATTCTTGTTTTTGCTTGTGGTTTAATTGCTGCTCTTGTAGCTATTAGTCCTAATTTACAAGAACATTTTAATGTTCAAAATAAAGAAATTATTTCTCAAGGGAAAGAATTGACGCATATTCCAAAAGATTTAAAAGAAGCACAAGACTCTTCCAAAGGCTTTGAATCTTTGGGGCAAGTATATAAAGATCCTAAAACAGGAAAGTTAATTTTAATTAGTAAATAA
- a CDS encoding MotA/TolQ/ExbB proton channel family protein: MFSSISLGLMHQITALLLEPVSWLLLFFVAFSIYEIGISIGEKSIEIKRLIKSKDIPLVLIHAKKRIERADFLTRLAPMLGLMGTLIPLGPGLAALGEGDVKILSTAMSVAFDTTVLGLLAGMTGFIISRLRKRWYDQALTQMEINNEI; this comes from the coding sequence ATGTTTTCGTCAATATCACTTGGATTAATGCATCAAATTACAGCACTTTTACTTGAACCTGTTTCATGGTTATTGCTTTTTTTTGTGGCATTTTCAATTTATGAAATAGGTATTAGTATAGGGGAAAAATCAATTGAAATCAAAAGACTTATTAAAAGTAAAGATATTCCTTTGGTTTTAATACATGCTAAAAAAAGAATAGAGCGAGCAGATTTTTTAACAAGACTTGCTCCGATGTTAGGTTTAATGGGAACACTTATTCCTTTAGGCCCTGGACTTGCTGCTTTAGGTGAGGGTGATGTGAAGATATTAAGTACAGCTATGTCGGTTGCTTTTGATACAACAGTTTTAGGATTATTGGCAGGAATGACAGGTTTTATTATTTCAAGACTTAGAAAACGCTGGTATGATCAAGCTTTAACTCAAATGGAAATAAACAATGAAATCTAG